A single Deltaproteobacteria bacterium DNA region contains:
- a CDS encoding cytochrome c oxidase subunit 3: protein MEDNVISLRPARRPRRVSLDTRMAAALVIVAFEALVFVGLLGGFLVTRAAAGAAWPPPGQPWFSLGEAALNTAALLASGTLVFRAARRWEDPEARISPVLFAAILLGAFFLFFQAVVWLRLIGAGLHVTSSHHGRFFCLINALHALHVAGALALLGSVWLRLGPLRDEESALPRGPLRGSTFSAARIPWYFGVGIWPVLYVTLYL, encoded by the coding sequence GTGGAAGACAACGTCATCTCCCTCCGGCCGGCGCGGCGGCCGCGCAGGGTTTCCCTCGACACCCGCATGGCCGCGGCGCTCGTCATCGTGGCCTTCGAGGCGCTGGTCTTCGTCGGCCTGCTGGGCGGCTTCCTGGTCACGCGGGCGGCGGCCGGCGCCGCGTGGCCGCCGCCCGGCCAGCCCTGGTTCTCCCTCGGCGAGGCGGCGCTCAACACGGCGGCCCTCCTGGCGAGCGGCACCCTGGTCTTCCGGGCGGCCCGCAGGTGGGAGGACCCGGAGGCGCGGATCTCCCCCGTCCTCTTCGCCGCCATCCTTCTCGGCGCCTTCTTCCTGTTCTTCCAGGCCGTCGTCTGGCTCCGCCTGATCGGCGCAGGGCTGCACGTGACCTCGAGCCATCACGGCAGGTTCTTCTGCCTGATCAACGCGCTCCACGCGCTCCACGTCGCCGGGGCCCTGGCGCTGCTCGGGAGCGTATGGCTGCGCCTCGGGCCGCTTCGCGACGAGGAGTCCGCTCTGCCGAGGGGACCCCTGCGCGGCAGCACCTTCTCGGCGGCGCGCATCCCCTGGTACTTCGGGGTCGGGATCTGGCCCGTCCTCTACGTCACTCTGTACCTGTGA
- a CDS encoding Coq4 family protein, translating to MAARNRIRPLVALRAMRRLGEDPDDTAQAIVVIAALAGNWSQRLLRRFRRSPRAEAILRARRDLYAVLGDLEGLRALPAGSLGREIGAWFARERIGTEGLAQAAAVARAQLGSAPPEAGDEQVFLTRFMNLHDVVHVLTGYDRDLRGEAAVLAFTLAQSRSPGMAYIVLRVLLREGWGSETGRLIRQGFRRGLRSAWLIDQDWEALLVRPIAEVRSQLGIGEPPVYPQLRSPGAPALVAS from the coding sequence ATGGCAGCTCGCAACCGCATCCGGCCCCTGGTCGCGCTGCGCGCGATGCGCAGGCTCGGCGAAGACCCCGACGACACGGCGCAGGCGATCGTCGTGATCGCGGCCCTGGCGGGGAACTGGAGCCAGCGGCTCCTGCGCCGCTTCCGCCGCTCACCGCGCGCGGAGGCGATCCTGCGCGCGCGCCGGGACCTCTACGCCGTGCTCGGCGATCTCGAGGGGCTGCGAGCGCTGCCGGCGGGCTCGCTCGGCCGGGAGATCGGCGCATGGTTCGCGCGCGAGCGGATCGGGACCGAGGGCCTGGCACAGGCCGCAGCGGTGGCGCGGGCGCAGCTCGGGTCCGCGCCACCGGAGGCCGGCGACGAGCAGGTCTTCCTCACCCGGTTCATGAACCTGCACGACGTCGTCCACGTGCTGACCGGCTACGACCGGGATCTGCGCGGCGAGGCGGCGGTGCTCGCCTTCACGCTGGCCCAGTCCCGGAGCCCCGGAATGGCCTACATCGTGCTGCGCGTCCTGCTGCGCGAGGGTTGGGGCTCGGAGACGGGGCGGCTGATCCGGCAGGGGTTCCGGCGCGGCCTCCGGTCGGCCTGGCTGATCGACCAGGACTGGGAGGCGCTGCTGGTCCGCCCGATCGCGGAGGTCCGCAGCCAGCTCGGCATCGGCGAGCCGCCCGTCTACCCGCAGCTGCGGTCGCCCGGGGCGCCTGCGCTCGTGGCGAGCTAG
- a CDS encoding ferritin-like domain-containing protein: MSVDEIVTTLKTLWRFDYEPKVKALRDLYEVAKKEQWNASADIPWHLETERPDEVLDPRQDMLRELDVVKALPEEKQVEVSVRNAAWILSQFMHGEQGALLCCGQLVEVVPDMDGKLYAATQVVDEARHVEVFHRYITRLHHAYPIDPILQAVLNQILEADLWQMKCVGMQVIVEGLAMGSFKIMKEGTKDELFRRIVGLTSQDEARHVSYGLIYMKDELPRMPDRDRERVEDFAFAAVDALCGRRPGTGLLSQGAILAEVGADLGAAVTEIQAKIADAEFMASQPDPFRDYVMPQLTRLGIITDRTAPRYRELGFEV, from the coding sequence ATGTCCGTCGACGAGATCGTCACCACCCTCAAGACCCTCTGGCGCTTCGACTACGAGCCCAAGGTCAAGGCCCTGCGGGACCTCTACGAGGTGGCGAAGAAGGAGCAGTGGAACGCCTCCGCGGACATCCCCTGGCACCTCGAGACCGAGCGCCCGGACGAGGTCCTGGATCCGCGCCAGGACATGCTGCGCGAGCTCGACGTCGTGAAGGCGCTCCCCGAGGAGAAGCAGGTCGAGGTCTCCGTGCGCAACGCCGCCTGGATCCTGTCCCAGTTCATGCACGGGGAGCAGGGCGCCCTGCTCTGCTGCGGGCAGCTCGTCGAAGTGGTTCCCGACATGGACGGCAAGCTCTACGCAGCCACCCAGGTGGTGGACGAGGCCCGCCACGTCGAGGTCTTCCACCGCTACATCACCCGGCTCCACCACGCCTATCCGATCGATCCCATCCTGCAGGCCGTCCTCAACCAGATCCTCGAGGCCGACCTCTGGCAGATGAAGTGCGTCGGGATGCAGGTGATCGTCGAGGGGCTCGCGATGGGCTCCTTCAAGATCATGAAGGAGGGCACCAAGGACGAGCTCTTCCGCCGGATCGTCGGGCTGACCTCGCAGGACGAGGCGCGCCACGTCTCCTACGGCCTGATCTACATGAAGGACGAGCTGCCCCGCATGCCGGATCGCGACCGCGAGCGCGTGGAGGACTTCGCGTTCGCCGCCGTCGACGCCCTGTGCGGGCGCCGGCCGGGAACCGGCCTCCTGTCGCAGGGAGCGATCCTGGCCGAGGTCGGCGCGGACCTCGGAGCGGCGGTGACCGAGATCCAGGCGAAGATCGCCGATGCCGAGTTCATGGCCTCGCAGCCGGACCCGTTCCGCGACTACGTGATGCCGCAGCTCACGCGCCTCGGGATCATCACCGACCGGACCGCTCCGCGCTATCGCGAGCTCGGATTCGAGGTCTAG